One Qiania dongpingensis genomic window carries:
- a CDS encoding dipeptidase: protein MLDYIDMHCDTLLVFADEGGSLYENQMKIDIRRLKKGGCLAQFFAIWMPDEDAKIQVRSLPEKDEDGKCPGSELALWDESYIEKLISGIKREVSLHGDEIAFAGSYGDLKRNEADKKISAFLTLEDGRAVGGELENLKRFYDMGIRLITLTWNHDNCFGRANYRDAVYGSKGSGLSSFGKEAVAYMNDLGMIVDVSHLSDEGFHDVAELCARPFVASHSNARALADCSRNMSDGMIRLLAEKGGVMGLNFAPGFLDEDFFSEHSSVVRMAAHARHILDCGGEGVLALGSDLDGITGDLEIDSPDKMYLLWEALKNSGFTERQLELVMRGNAERVIRDAMG, encoded by the coding sequence ATGCTGGATTATATTGACATGCACTGTGATACGCTTTTGGTATTTGCGGATGAGGGCGGAAGTCTCTATGAGAATCAGATGAAGATCGACATCCGGAGACTGAAGAAGGGGGGATGCCTTGCACAATTCTTTGCCATCTGGATGCCGGATGAGGATGCGAAAATCCAGGTAAGGAGCCTGCCGGAGAAAGACGAGGACGGAAAATGCCCGGGATCAGAGCTGGCTTTATGGGATGAATCCTATATTGAAAAATTGATTTCCGGAATCAAAAGGGAGGTTTCTCTGCATGGAGACGAGATTGCGTTTGCCGGTTCCTATGGGGATTTAAAACGGAATGAAGCGGATAAAAAGATTTCCGCTTTCCTGACTCTGGAGGACGGCAGGGCGGTGGGCGGAGAGCTTGAAAACCTGAAGCGGTTTTATGACATGGGAATCCGGCTGATAACTTTGACATGGAATCATGACAACTGCTTCGGAAGGGCTAACTACAGGGACGCCGTCTATGGGAGCAAAGGCAGCGGCCTTTCCTCTTTCGGAAAAGAGGCGGTGGCCTATATGAATGATCTGGGAATGATCGTAGATGTGTCTCATCTGTCGGATGAGGGATTTCATGACGTGGCAGAGCTTTGCGCCAGGCCTTTTGTGGCGTCCCATTCCAATGCCAGAGCATTGGCGGACTGTTCCAGGAACATGAGTGACGGCATGATTCGTCTGTTGGCGGAAAAGGGCGGCGTCATGGGGCTGAACTTCGCTCCCGGATTTCTGGATGAGGATTTTTTCAGTGAACACAGCAGTGTTGTCCGAATGGCGGCCCATGCGCGTCATATCCTGGACTGCGGCGGGGAAGGCGTCCTGGCGCTGGGATCCGATCTGGACGGCATTACAGGAGATTTGGAGATCGACTCTCCGGATAAGATGTATCTTCTGTGGGAAGCTCTCAAAAACTCAGGCTTTACGGAACGCCAGCTGGAGCTTGTCATGCGCGGAAACGCAGAACGGGTCATTCGGGATGCCATGGGATAA